The genome window AGCTCTTGCAGGATGTCGGTGATGGTCGGCACACCGAAGGTTTCGTCGGTGTACTTCTTCGGGTCCAGGCGCTTGAGGAACGCAGCGTCGCCGATCAGCGAGCGGATGTCGCGGTCGGTCTCGGCGGCAATACGTTGCACCAGCGGGTAGGCTTCCGGGTGAACCGCGGAGGCATCCAGCGGGTTATCACCGTTCATTACACGCAGGAAGCCTGCGGCCTGCTCGAAGGTTTTTTCGCCCAGGCGTGCGACTTTTTTCAGTGCCGCACGGGTTTTGAACGCGCCATTCTCGTCGCGGTGGGTGACGATGTTCTGCGCCAGGGTGGCGTTAAGGCCGGAGATGCGCGCCAGCAGCGCCACGGAGGCAGTGTTCACGTCCACGCCCACGGCGTTTACGCAGTCTTCCACCACCGCATCCAGGCCGCGTGCCAGTTTCAACTGCGACACGTCGTGCTGGTACTGGCCGACACCGATGGATTTAGGGTCGATTTTCACCAATTCGGCCAACGGGTCTTGCAGGCGGCGAGCAATGGAGACCGCGCCACGGATCGACACGTCGAGGTCCGGGAATTCCTTGGAGGCCAGTTCCGAGGCCGAGTACACCGAAGCACCGGCCTCGGAGACCATGACTTTGGTCATCTTCATGGCTGGGTATTTTTTGATCAGCTCGGCGGCCAACTTGTCGGTTTCACGGCTGGCGGTGCCGTTGCCGATGGCGATCAGGTCCACGGCGTGCTTGGCGCACAGCGCGGCGAGGATCGCCAGGGTCTGGTCCCACTTGTTGTGCGGCACATGCGGGTACACGGTGGCGTGGTCCAGCAGCTTGCCTGTGGAGTCGACCACGGCAACCTTGCAACCGGTACGCAGGCCTGGGTCGAGGCCCAGTGTGGCGCGCGGGCCGGCCGGCGCGGCCAGCAGCAGGTCGTGCAGGTTGTGGGCGAACACGTTGATCGCTTCGGTTTCGGCGCCGTCGCGCAGTTCGCCGAGCAGGTCGGTTTCCAGGTGAGTGTAGAGCTTGACCTTCCAGGTCCAGCGCACGACTTCACTGAGCCACTTGTCCGCAGGACGGTTTTGATTCTGGATGCCGAATTGTTGACCGATCATGCCTTCGCACGGGTGCATGGTGCCCGGCAGCTCGTCGCCGACTTTCAGCGCGGAGCTGAGAATGCCTTCGTTGCGACCTCGGAAAATCGCGAGTGCGCGGTGGGATGGCATACTTTTCAGCGGTTCATCGTGTTCGAAGTAATCGCGGAACTTGGCGCCTTCTTCCTCTTTGCCGGCGATGACGCGGGCGCTGAGGATGGCTTCCTGCTTGAGGTAGGCGCGCAGTTTTTCCAACAGGCTGGCGTTTTCGGCGAAACGCTCCATCAAAATATACTTGGCGCCTTCGAGGGCGGCCTTGACGTCGGCGACGCCTTTTTCGGCGTCGATAAAGCGCGCGGCTTCAGTTTCCGGGGTCAGCGACGGGTCATTGAACAGGCCGTCAGCCAGGTCGCCCAGGCCGGCTTCCAGGGCGATCTGGCCCTTGGTGCGGCGTTTCTGTTTGTACGGCAGGTAAAGGTCTTCGAGGCGGGTCTTGGTGTCGGCGAGCTTGATGTCGCGCTCCAATTGCGGCGTCAACTTGCCCTGCTCCTCGATGCTGGCGAGGATGCTGATGCGCCGTTCGTCGAGTTCTCGCAGGTAGCGCAGGCGCTCTTCCAGGTGACGCAACTGGGTGTCGTCGAGGCTGCCGGTCACTTCTTTACGGTAACGGGCGATGAAAGGCACCGTGGAGCCTTCATCCAGTAGAGCGACGGCCGCTTCGACCTGTTGTGGGCGTACACCGAGTTCCTCGGCAATGCGGCTGTTGATGCTGTCCATAAAACCACCTGAAATTCTGAAAGCAGCTCGCAGGCCCGGAAAACAAGGCGTTGCGAGGCTGGTTGAGCGGCGCTATCGGCGCCGCTGCCTGGGTCGATAGGCTGCCTATTGACCCGCGAAATCGGGAAATTGCTGCCCGCCGCTGAAAAAACTGCTGAGGCAGTAAACAGTAAAGTCTGACAGTGCCCTGCACGAAGGCGCCGCATTATAACCAGCGTTCTGCCCTTGGGGGGTACTGCACCGGTGGTTGTAGGACGCGGGTTCGCTGGCGGTGGAGGAAAAATCTGCTAACAATGCACACGGTGCGTATAACGGCAGCTACGCCATAATGCGCGCCGAGATAAGAGGAGCATCTAATGAGCAGCACTGCACAAACTGCTGAAGGCGAAAAAATTCTCATCGTTGATGACGATCCGGGGCTGAGCAGCCTGCTGGAGCGTTTTTTCAACTCCAAGGGCTACCGTGCACGCGCGGTGCCGAACACCGAGCAGATGGACCGCCTGTTGGGGCGCGAAGTCTTCAATCTGGTCGTGCTCGACCTGATGTTGCCCGGCGAAGACGGCCTCACCGCCTGCAAGCGCCTGCGCGGTGCGAACAACCAGATTCCAATCATCATGCTCACCGCCAAGGGCGATGAGCTGAGCCGCATCAAGGGCCTCGAACTGGGCGCTGATGACTACCTGGCCAAGCCGTTCAACCCTGATGAGTTGATGGCCCGGGTCAAAGCCGTACTCCGTCGCCAGGCAGCTCCGGTTCCTGGTGCGCCGGGCAGCGAAGACGAAAGCGTCACCTTTGGCGACTACGAACTGTCGCTGGCGACGCGTGAGCTCAAGCGTGGCGAAGAAGTGCACATGCTCACCA of Pseudomonas fluorescens contains these proteins:
- a CDS encoding Tex family protein, with the protein product MDSINSRIAEELGVRPQQVEAAVALLDEGSTVPFIARYRKEVTGSLDDTQLRHLEERLRYLRELDERRISILASIEEQGKLTPQLERDIKLADTKTRLEDLYLPYKQKRRTKGQIALEAGLGDLADGLFNDPSLTPETEAARFIDAEKGVADVKAALEGAKYILMERFAENASLLEKLRAYLKQEAILSARVIAGKEEEGAKFRDYFEHDEPLKSMPSHRALAIFRGRNEGILSSALKVGDELPGTMHPCEGMIGQQFGIQNQNRPADKWLSEVVRWTWKVKLYTHLETDLLGELRDGAETEAINVFAHNLHDLLLAAPAGPRATLGLDPGLRTGCKVAVVDSTGKLLDHATVYPHVPHNKWDQTLAILAALCAKHAVDLIAIGNGTASRETDKLAAELIKKYPAMKMTKVMVSEAGASVYSASELASKEFPDLDVSIRGAVSIARRLQDPLAELVKIDPKSIGVGQYQHDVSQLKLARGLDAVVEDCVNAVGVDVNTASVALLARISGLNATLAQNIVTHRDENGAFKTRAALKKVARLGEKTFEQAAGFLRVMNGDNPLDASAVHPEAYPLVQRIAAETDRDIRSLIGDAAFLKRLDPKKYTDETFGVPTITDILQELEKPGRDPRPEFKTAEFQDGVEDLKDLQLGMILEGVVTNVTNFGAFVDIGVHQDGLVHISALSEKFIKDPREAVKAGDVVKVKVMEVDIPRKRVGLSMRMSDTPGEKIDGARGARPGSAPRQSQHNAPRKETATAAPSNNAMASLFANAKQLKKR
- the ompR gene encoding osmolarity response regulator transcription factor OmpR, producing the protein MSSTAQTAEGEKILIVDDDPGLSSLLERFFNSKGYRARAVPNTEQMDRLLGREVFNLVVLDLMLPGEDGLTACKRLRGANNQIPIIMLTAKGDELSRIKGLELGADDYLAKPFNPDELMARVKAVLRRQAAPVPGAPGSEDESVTFGDYELSLATRELKRGEEVHMLTTGEFAVLKALVMNARQPLTRDKLMNLARGREWDALERSIDVQISRLRRMIEPDPSKPRYIQTVWGVGYVFVPDGTATK